The Oryza glaberrima chromosome 9, OglaRS2, whole genome shotgun sequence genome includes a window with the following:
- the LOC127785472 gene encoding transcription initiation factor TFIID subunit 15-like isoform X1, protein MAGYMSRGPPNGSVYVCNLPPGTDETMLADYFGTIGLLKKDKRTGRPKIWIYRDKVTNEPKGDATVTYEDPHAASAAVEWFNNKDFHGSTIQVHIAESKNKDTYDNSASLNNSAGLGGQDELDNGAGRGRGHGDGPGKAWQQDGDWLCPNTSCGNVNFAFRGVCNRCGAARPAGVSGSSAGGGGRGRGRGNDDAKGGSRAAAVGGPPGLFGPNDWSCPMCGNINWAKRMKCNICNTTKPGHNEGGVRGGRGGGYKELDEEELEEVKRRRKEAEEDDGEMYDEFGNLKKKFRAKTQQTENAPTLPGSGRAGWEVEQRGSTGREGRERSRDRGREHDYDERDSRNRDRGSHGRERRRSRSRSRDREKERGRNRGRDHSYERSWERGAERDRDRYG, encoded by the exons ATGGCTGGGTATATGTCAAGAGGCCCCCCAAATGGCTCTGTTTATGTTTGCAATCTGCCTCCTGGAACCGATGAGACCATGCTGGCCGATTATTTTGGCACCATAGGGTTGCTGAAG AAGGATAAAAGGACCGGTCGTCCAAAAATCTGGATATACAGGGACAAGGTTACCAATGAACCAAAGGGTGACGCGACAGTCACCTATGAAGACCCACATGCTGCTTCAGCTGCAGTAGAATGGTTCAATAACAAGGATTTCCATGGAAGCACCATTCAGGTCCATATAGCTGAGTCAAAAAACAAAGACACGTATGACAACTCGGCGAGTTTGAACAACTCTGCTGGCCTTGGTGGACAAGATGAATTGGACAACGGGGCAGGCAGAGGGAGAGGGCACGGTGATGGTCCAGGAAAAGCCTGGCAGCAAGATGGGGATTGGCTGTGCCCAAATACAAG TTGTGGCAATGTAAACTTTGCCTTTCGTGGTGTCTGTAATCGCTGTGGAGCTGCTCGCCCTGCTGGTGTTAGTGGATCAagtgccggtggtggtggtagggGTAGAGGCCGTGGAAATGACGATGCAAAAGGAGGCAgccgtgctgctgctgttggtggTCCTCCTGGACTGTTTGGTCCAAATGATTGGTCATGCCCAAT GTGTGGCAACATAAATTGGGCAAAGCGGATGAAATGTAATATCTGTAACACCACTAAGCCAGGTCACAATGAAGGTGGTGTGAG AGGAGGCCGGGGTGGTGGGTATAAAGAACTTGATGAAGAAGAACTAGAGGAAGTTAAAAGGCGCCGCAAAGAGGCTGAAGAG GATGACGGGGAGATGTATGATGAATTTGGCAACCTCAAAAAGAAATTCCGTGCTAAAACACAGCAAACTGAAAATGCACCAACCCTTCCTGGGTCTGGACGGGCTGGATGGGAGGTTGAGCAACGTG GTTCAACTGGAAGAGAAGGCAGGGAAAGGAGCAGAGATCGAGGCAGAGAACATGACTACGATGAACGGGATAGCAGGAACAGAGATAGAGGCAGTCAtgggagggagcggcgccgaAGCCGAAGTAGAAGTAGAGACCGTGAGAAGGAAAGGGGGAGGAACAGGGGGAGGGACCACAGCTATGAGAGGAGCTGGGAGCGAGGAGCCGAGCGTGACCGTGATCGCTATGGGTGA
- the LOC127785472 gene encoding transcription initiation factor TFIID subunit 15-like isoform X2, protein MAGYMSRGPPNGSVYVCNLPPGTDETMLADYFGTIGLLKKDKRTGRPKIWIYRDKVTNEPKGDATVTYEDPHAASAAVEWFNNKDFHGSTIQVHIAESKNKDTYDNSASLNNSAGLGGQDELDNGAGRGRGHGDGPGKAWQQDGDWLCPNTSCGNVNFAFRGVCNRCGAARPAGVSGSSAGGGGRGRGRGNDDAKGGSRAAAVGGPPGLFGPNDWSCPMCGNINWAKRMKCNICNTTKPGHNEGGVRGGRGGGYKELDEEELEEVKRRRKEAEEDDGEMYDEFGNLKKKFRAKTQQTENAPTLPGSGRAGWEVEQRSTGREGRERSRDRGREHDYDERDSRNRDRGSHGRERRRSRSRSRDREKERGRNRGRDHSYERSWERGAERDRDRYG, encoded by the exons ATGGCTGGGTATATGTCAAGAGGCCCCCCAAATGGCTCTGTTTATGTTTGCAATCTGCCTCCTGGAACCGATGAGACCATGCTGGCCGATTATTTTGGCACCATAGGGTTGCTGAAG AAGGATAAAAGGACCGGTCGTCCAAAAATCTGGATATACAGGGACAAGGTTACCAATGAACCAAAGGGTGACGCGACAGTCACCTATGAAGACCCACATGCTGCTTCAGCTGCAGTAGAATGGTTCAATAACAAGGATTTCCATGGAAGCACCATTCAGGTCCATATAGCTGAGTCAAAAAACAAAGACACGTATGACAACTCGGCGAGTTTGAACAACTCTGCTGGCCTTGGTGGACAAGATGAATTGGACAACGGGGCAGGCAGAGGGAGAGGGCACGGTGATGGTCCAGGAAAAGCCTGGCAGCAAGATGGGGATTGGCTGTGCCCAAATACAAG TTGTGGCAATGTAAACTTTGCCTTTCGTGGTGTCTGTAATCGCTGTGGAGCTGCTCGCCCTGCTGGTGTTAGTGGATCAagtgccggtggtggtggtagggGTAGAGGCCGTGGAAATGACGATGCAAAAGGAGGCAgccgtgctgctgctgttggtggTCCTCCTGGACTGTTTGGTCCAAATGATTGGTCATGCCCAAT GTGTGGCAACATAAATTGGGCAAAGCGGATGAAATGTAATATCTGTAACACCACTAAGCCAGGTCACAATGAAGGTGGTGTGAG AGGAGGCCGGGGTGGTGGGTATAAAGAACTTGATGAAGAAGAACTAGAGGAAGTTAAAAGGCGCCGCAAAGAGGCTGAAGAG GATGACGGGGAGATGTATGATGAATTTGGCAACCTCAAAAAGAAATTCCGTGCTAAAACACAGCAAACTGAAAATGCACCAACCCTTCCTGGGTCTGGACGGGCTGGATGGGAGGTTGAGCAAC GTTCAACTGGAAGAGAAGGCAGGGAAAGGAGCAGAGATCGAGGCAGAGAACATGACTACGATGAACGGGATAGCAGGAACAGAGATAGAGGCAGTCAtgggagggagcggcgccgaAGCCGAAGTAGAAGTAGAGACCGTGAGAAGGAAAGGGGGAGGAACAGGGGGAGGGACCACAGCTATGAGAGGAGCTGGGAGCGAGGAGCCGAGCGTGACCGTGATCGCTATGGGTGA